In the genome of Nitrospira japonica, one region contains:
- the fsa gene encoding fructose-6-phosphate aldolase: MKFYLDTASVKEIQEAASLGLLDGVTTNPSLVAKEGRVFREVLVEICNIVDGPISAEVVSIEADAMVKEGRELAKIHKNIVVKIPLIAEGLKATKRLTAEGIRVNVTLCFSPTQALLAAKAGAWCVSPFIGRLDDISSNGMELIRQIITIYKNYDYKTYVLVASVRHPQHVVEAALAGGHICTMPFTIFQQMVKHPLTDAGLKKFLADWESQNKKK; the protein is encoded by the coding sequence ATGAAATTCTATCTCGATACAGCCAGCGTGAAAGAAATCCAGGAGGCGGCAAGCCTCGGCTTGCTGGACGGAGTCACGACCAACCCTTCCCTCGTAGCCAAGGAAGGCCGTGTGTTTCGAGAAGTCCTGGTCGAAATCTGCAACATCGTGGACGGCCCGATCAGCGCCGAAGTCGTCAGCATCGAGGCGGACGCGATGGTCAAGGAGGGGCGGGAACTTGCGAAAATCCACAAGAACATCGTCGTGAAGATTCCCCTGATTGCCGAGGGACTCAAAGCCACCAAGCGGTTGACCGCGGAAGGCATCCGCGTCAATGTCACCCTGTGCTTTTCTCCGACACAGGCCCTTCTGGCCGCAAAGGCCGGGGCTTGGTGCGTTTCGCCCTTCATCGGACGGCTCGATGACATCAGTTCGAACGGGATGGAACTCATCCGCCAGATCATCACGATCTACAAGAATTACGACTACAAAACGTATGTCCTCGTGGCGAGCGTGCGTCATCCCCAGCACGTGGTCGAAGCGGCTTTGGCGGGCGGTCACATCTGTACGATGCCCTTTACCATCTTCCAGCAGATGGTAAAGCATCCCCTCACCGACGCCGGCCTGAAGAAGTTCTTGGCCGATTGGGAGTCTCAAAATAAAAAGAAATAG
- a CDS encoding uracil-DNA glycosylase: protein MRSLTVLNNRIASCTACRRLVDYRQAIARTKRRQFQDWTYWGRPVPGFGDAKARLYVLGLAPAAHGGNRTGRVFTGDRSGDWLYEALHRFGFANQALSQHRSDGLALSDAYIGATVRCAPPDNKPAPDEFDACRTFLREEIRLLRNVQVIVALGKIAFDHYLKTCRQEGFIPPSPLPLFGHGREYLMPWRVTLIGSYHPSQQNTFTGKLTRPMFHAIFRRAKQIIDWHGP, encoded by the coding sequence ATGCGCTCGCTCACGGTGCTGAACAATCGAATCGCCTCCTGCACCGCCTGCCGGCGGCTGGTCGACTATCGGCAGGCGATCGCGCGGACGAAGAGAAGACAGTTTCAAGACTGGACCTATTGGGGACGGCCGGTTCCTGGGTTCGGCGACGCCAAGGCACGGTTGTATGTATTGGGGCTGGCTCCCGCCGCCCACGGAGGGAATAGGACCGGTCGGGTGTTTACGGGAGATCGCAGCGGCGACTGGCTGTACGAGGCGTTGCATCGCTTCGGATTCGCGAACCAGGCGCTTTCCCAGCATCGATCTGACGGACTCGCCTTGTCGGACGCCTATATCGGCGCCACGGTTCGTTGTGCGCCGCCGGACAACAAACCCGCGCCGGATGAATTCGACGCCTGCCGGACCTTCCTTCGCGAGGAAATCCGGCTGTTGCGAAATGTGCAGGTGATCGTCGCGCTCGGCAAGATCGCCTTCGACCATTACCTGAAGACCTGCAGACAAGAGGGTTTCATACCTCCGTCTCCGCTACCCCTCTTCGGCCATGGACGGGAATACCTCATGCCCTGGCGCGTCACGCTGATCGGATCGTATCATCCGAGCCAGCAGAATACGTTCACGGGAAAACTGACGAGACCGATGTTCCATGCCATCTTCCGCCGGGCCAAACAGATCATCGATTGGCACGGGCCCTGA
- a CDS encoding lytic transglycosylase domain-containing protein, with the protein MARWRRRFLYLLPLVMGVRLFLVSGAWAESDPVTPKEGMPRLGANGESERDLLPGEVIDGQMEPEERLVILPEIKREGERFFLSSFKLPDKLTFAGQPIPMDNWQVRERIEYEFYQFLEDQGESIILAKRMGRCFPPAEKQLAEAGLPDDLKYMLLVESKCIAAAYSRAKASGPWQFIPSTGRRYRLKSDSVRDDRRNLEMSTEAAVKYLKYLKDFQQNDWFLAMASYNAGEERVRKLLKDQKINDYWRMHGPRETMRYVPRIIAAKEIYSQPEKYLGLSKKDLYLPLETETVTVTVKESQRALTSIAEEFGTYYLELRMLNPEFKKDVLPHGVYQIRVPRQTCPSRCFKQEKTP; encoded by the coding sequence ATGGCACGGTGGCGTCGTCGGTTCCTGTACCTGCTTCCGCTTGTGATGGGCGTACGACTGTTTCTTGTCTCCGGTGCCTGGGCCGAGTCCGACCCGGTCACGCCAAAGGAAGGGATGCCGCGCCTGGGCGCCAATGGAGAGTCGGAGCGTGATCTGCTCCCGGGCGAGGTCATTGACGGGCAAATGGAGCCGGAAGAGCGTCTGGTTATTCTGCCCGAGATCAAGCGGGAAGGAGAGCGGTTTTTTCTCAGTTCGTTCAAGCTGCCCGATAAATTGACGTTCGCGGGGCAACCGATTCCCATGGACAACTGGCAAGTTCGGGAACGCATCGAATACGAATTTTACCAGTTTCTCGAGGACCAGGGCGAAAGCATTATCCTCGCCAAGCGCATGGGGCGCTGCTTCCCTCCGGCCGAGAAGCAACTCGCGGAAGCTGGACTGCCCGACGATCTCAAATACATGCTGTTGGTCGAGAGCAAGTGCATTGCCGCGGCCTATTCGCGCGCCAAAGCCTCCGGTCCGTGGCAATTTATTCCTTCGACCGGGCGTCGCTACCGGCTCAAGAGCGACTCGGTCCGCGACGACCGACGGAACCTGGAAATGTCCACGGAAGCGGCAGTCAAGTACCTCAAGTACTTGAAAGACTTCCAGCAGAACGACTGGTTTCTGGCCATGGCTTCCTACAACGCGGGAGAGGAACGGGTCCGCAAACTATTGAAGGATCAAAAGATCAACGACTACTGGCGAATGCACGGCCCTCGGGAAACCATGCGTTATGTTCCCCGAATCATCGCCGCCAAGGAAATCTATTCCCAGCCGGAGAAGTATCTGGGACTGAGCAAGAAGGATTTGTATCTCCCCCTGGAGACTGAAACGGTGACCGTGACCGTGAAGGAGTCTCAGCGGGCGCTGACTTCCATCGCCGAGGAGTTCGGGACGTACTATTTGGAATTGCGAATGCTGAATCCCGAGTTCAAGAAGGATGTGCTTCCGCACGGGGTCTATCAGATTCGAGTCCCCCGCCAGACCTGTCCAAGCCGGTGTTTCAAACAGGAGAAAACCCCCTAA
- the rmuC gene encoding DNA recombination protein RmuC has product MIESIPFSLGLAVGAVVGSVIAWLAVSAKLRSVFHGQLTSISERAQRAETLSEELRRQRETEQTEHGRLRQEFQDMSRSCAIAETRAAEAFRHAEEQKTLLSQARQELADSFRALSGEALKHNNEAFLSLAKATYETLQTEAKGDLAQRQQAIDELVRPLTESLHRYDEQLRAMEQSRQAAYGGLDQHMKLLAESQQRLKEETGNLVNALRAPAVRGRWGEITLKRVVELAGMVAHCDFTEQESVAVEDGRLRPDMIVQLPGGRQIVVDAKAALNGYLDAYEASGEDQRREGLRRHAAQVRTHMGQLSLKAYWSQFAQAPEFVVLFLPGEQFLGAALEQDPGLIEDGFAQGVVLATPTTLMALLRAVAYGWRQERLTAHAEEAGRLGKDLYERMAVLAEHLNDVGQALGRSVTAYNKAVGSLETRILPAARRFKELGVASDKDIPLLGPMEIVPRRTLPHDE; this is encoded by the coding sequence ATGATTGAGAGCATCCCCTTCAGCTTGGGTCTTGCCGTCGGAGCCGTCGTCGGATCCGTTATCGCGTGGTTGGCGGTGTCCGCCAAACTGCGTTCCGTCTTCCACGGCCAACTGACTTCAATCAGTGAACGAGCCCAGCGTGCCGAAACTCTGTCGGAAGAGCTGCGGCGGCAGCGCGAGACCGAACAGACCGAACATGGTCGACTCCGGCAGGAATTCCAGGACATGTCCCGTTCCTGCGCCATTGCGGAGACTCGGGCGGCTGAGGCGTTCAGGCATGCCGAAGAGCAAAAGACCCTGCTGTCCCAGGCGCGCCAGGAATTGGCGGACTCTTTCCGTGCCCTGTCGGGCGAGGCACTCAAACACAACAACGAAGCATTCCTGAGCCTCGCCAAGGCAACCTACGAGACGCTGCAAACGGAGGCCAAAGGCGATCTGGCGCAGCGGCAGCAGGCCATCGACGAACTCGTGAGGCCGTTGACCGAGTCGCTGCACCGGTACGATGAACAACTGCGCGCGATGGAGCAGTCCCGTCAGGCCGCGTACGGCGGCTTGGATCAACATATGAAATTGCTCGCCGAGTCTCAGCAGCGCTTGAAGGAAGAAACCGGCAATCTCGTGAACGCGCTGCGTGCGCCCGCCGTGCGGGGTCGTTGGGGGGAAATTACGCTCAAGCGCGTGGTAGAACTGGCTGGAATGGTCGCGCATTGCGATTTCACCGAACAAGAATCGGTGGCCGTGGAAGACGGGCGCCTCCGCCCCGACATGATCGTGCAGCTTCCGGGAGGGCGGCAGATCGTCGTCGATGCCAAGGCCGCATTGAACGGATATCTGGACGCCTACGAAGCGTCCGGCGAGGACCAGCGGCGCGAGGGGCTCCGGCGGCACGCCGCCCAGGTCCGGACCCATATGGGCCAGTTGAGTCTCAAGGCCTATTGGAGCCAGTTCGCGCAGGCGCCGGAATTCGTCGTGCTGTTTCTTCCCGGTGAGCAGTTCCTCGGGGCGGCCCTCGAACAGGATCCCGGACTCATCGAGGATGGATTCGCGCAAGGCGTGGTGCTGGCGACCCCGACGACGCTGATGGCGTTGTTGCGGGCGGTCGCGTACGGGTGGCGCCAGGAACGGCTCACCGCTCACGCCGAAGAAGCTGGACGGCTGGGGAAGGACCTCTATGAGCGAATGGCGGTGCTGGCCGAGCATCTGAACGACGTCGGCCAGGCGTTGGGCCGGAGCGTGACGGCCTATAACAAGGCGGTCGGCTCGCTGGAAACGCGCATCCTTCCCGCCGCGCGGCGGTTCAAAGAATTGGGGGTCGCCTCCGACAAGGATATTCCCCTGCTCGGGCCGATGGAGATCGTCCCCCGCAGGACTTTACCTCATGACGAATAA
- the dapA gene encoding 4-hydroxy-tetrahydrodipicolinate synthase, protein MFTGSLVAIVTPFKSGKVDEKAFGDLIEWQIASGTNGIVPCGTTGESATLSHEEHHRVVKLTVEVVRGRIPVIAGAGSNSTAEAISLTKHAKEAGADGALLITPYYNRPTQEGLYRHYKAIAEAVDLPQVLYNIPGRTGVNMLPATVARLCGMKNIVGIKEGSGSVQQASDIVMHCRERLTVLAGDDSLTLPMMAVGAKGVITVAANLVPSEMAKLVSTFLSGHLEESRGIHFRLSPLFAALFYETNPIPVKEALGLMGKMTPELRLPLCPMGTETKAQLTGVLKDLNLV, encoded by the coding sequence ATGTTTACCGGTTCATTAGTGGCCATCGTCACGCCGTTCAAGAGCGGCAAGGTGGATGAGAAGGCTTTCGGCGACCTGATCGAGTGGCAAATCGCCAGCGGTACGAATGGGATTGTTCCCTGCGGGACGACCGGAGAATCCGCCACGCTGTCGCATGAAGAGCATCATCGGGTCGTGAAGCTCACCGTCGAGGTCGTCCGGGGTCGTATTCCGGTCATTGCCGGAGCCGGTTCCAACAGCACGGCGGAGGCGATCTCCCTGACCAAACACGCCAAAGAAGCCGGGGCCGACGGGGCGCTCCTGATCACTCCGTACTACAACAGGCCCACGCAGGAAGGCTTATATCGTCATTACAAGGCCATCGCCGAGGCCGTCGATTTGCCGCAGGTGCTCTACAATATTCCCGGGCGGACGGGCGTGAACATGCTGCCTGCGACGGTGGCGCGTCTGTGCGGGATGAAGAACATCGTGGGAATCAAGGAAGGCAGCGGTTCCGTGCAACAGGCCTCCGACATCGTCATGCATTGCCGTGAACGGTTGACGGTTCTTGCGGGCGACGATTCCCTCACCCTTCCGATGATGGCGGTCGGAGCGAAAGGCGTCATCACCGTTGCCGCGAATCTGGTTCCCTCCGAGATGGCGAAGCTGGTGTCGACATTCTTATCGGGACACCTTGAAGAGTCACGCGGGATCCATTTCAGATTGTCCCCGCTCTTTGCCGCGTTGTTCTATGAAACCAACCCGATTCCCGTCAAAGAAGCATTGGGTCTGATGGGCAAGATGACCCCTGAATTGCGGCTGCCGCTCTGTCCCATGGGGACCGAGACCAAGGCGCAACTCACGGGCGTGCTCAAGGACCTGAACCTTGTCTAA
- the lysA gene encoding diaminopimelate decarboxylase, giving the protein MHSFEYRHGELYCEQVPVSRIAKEVGTPCYVYSHATLTRHFRAYDGAFKDIPHVVAFAMKANSNLAILRLMAKEGSGVDIVSGGELFRALKAGVPPSKIVFAGVGKSADEIRDALKAGILMFNVESSAELRAIDGVAASVGKKARVALRINPDIDPKTHPYISTGLKKSKFGIAADRALEEYKLASSLDHIEIVGVHAHIGSQLTEVTPFVEALKKVVALVESLKAQGIGIQYLNVGGGLGITYSDEKPPLPKDLAEAIFPLVKDRNLTLVMEPGRVIVGNAGILVTRALYQKDGEAKRFVIVDAAMNDLIRPSLYSAYHDIRPVSESLLARPKHSVDVVGPVCESGDFLAKDRTLPEVKPGDLLAVMSAGAYGFVMASNYNSRPRVPEVLVKDADIHVIRARETYEDLVKGETIPSFLS; this is encoded by the coding sequence ATGCATAGCTTCGAATATCGCCACGGTGAACTCTATTGCGAGCAAGTGCCGGTCAGCCGGATCGCCAAAGAGGTCGGCACCCCCTGCTATGTCTACAGCCACGCGACGTTGACCCGTCATTTCCGAGCCTACGACGGGGCCTTCAAGGACATTCCGCACGTTGTCGCCTTCGCGATGAAGGCGAATTCCAATCTGGCGATCTTGCGTCTGATGGCCAAGGAAGGCAGCGGAGTCGATATCGTCTCCGGCGGAGAACTGTTTCGCGCGCTAAAGGCCGGGGTGCCCCCGTCGAAAATCGTATTTGCGGGAGTCGGGAAGAGCGCGGACGAGATTCGCGATGCCTTGAAGGCCGGCATCCTGATGTTCAACGTCGAGTCGTCCGCCGAACTCCGGGCAATCGACGGAGTGGCGGCCTCCGTCGGGAAAAAGGCGCGGGTGGCTTTGCGGATCAATCCCGATATCGATCCCAAGACCCATCCGTATATCTCCACGGGACTCAAGAAAAGCAAGTTCGGCATCGCCGCGGACAGGGCGTTGGAGGAATACAAACTGGCGTCCTCGCTGGACCATATCGAAATCGTGGGCGTCCATGCCCATATCGGATCGCAATTGACAGAGGTGACGCCGTTTGTCGAGGCCTTGAAGAAAGTCGTGGCCCTAGTCGAATCTTTGAAGGCTCAGGGCATCGGAATTCAATACCTGAACGTCGGAGGCGGTCTCGGCATTACCTACTCGGACGAGAAGCCGCCGCTGCCCAAGGACTTGGCCGAGGCCATTTTCCCCTTGGTCAAGGACCGGAATCTGACGCTCGTGATGGAGCCCGGCCGGGTGATCGTGGGCAATGCCGGCATTCTCGTGACGCGCGCGCTGTATCAGAAGGACGGAGAGGCCAAGCGCTTCGTGATCGTCGATGCGGCGATGAACGACTTGATCAGACCCAGTCTCTACAGCGCGTACCACGATATCCGTCCCGTCTCGGAATCGTTGCTGGCCAGGCCCAAACATTCTGTCGACGTCGTCGGACCCGTCTGCGAGTCCGGAGATTTCCTCGCCAAGGATCGCACCCTGCCCGAGGTGAAGCCGGGCGATCTCCTGGCCGTCATGAGCGCGGGCGCCTATGGGTTCGTGATGGCGTCCAATTACAATTCCCGACCGCGGGTGCCGGAGGTCCTGGTGAAGGACGCCGACATTCATGTGATCCGCGCGCGGGAAACCTACGAGGATTTGGTGAAAGGCGAGACGATCCCCTCGTTTTTGAGCTAA
- a CDS encoding glycerate kinase type-2 family protein — MTIRLPTSPVSTLLKRVLGRAINVAEGGAAVKRAVGRRGDVLTIASRRFDLRRYDRVVVLGAGKAAASMARALERLLGNRLEGGLVVVKYGHAVPTRRIVVYEAGHPYPDRAGFHAARRLMRAASTLSKRDLLIVLLSGGASSLLPAPVPGISLSDKQRVTRRLLRSGAGIQEVNTVRKHLSALKGGRLAAMTSARIVTLILSDVLGDDVSAIASGPTAPDPSTFRQAVLCLKRRRLWSSVSPSMRKHLDRGCRGLEVETPKTGAPCFRHVLNVLIGSGALAVSEAARAAREAGFRTVIHSINLTGEARLAGAEFGAMARDLRRHVKPGRKPCCVITGGETTVTVSGQGRGGRAQEFAVAAAQAIAGLPNVWVAAVGTDGTDGPTDAAGALVSGQTAAQALRNGIDLNAALKQNNTYPILKRLGAHIMTGPTGTNVNDLYVLLVF, encoded by the coding sequence ATGACGATTCGACTGCCCACATCTCCGGTCAGCACTCTCCTCAAGCGAGTACTCGGACGAGCGATCAATGTCGCGGAGGGCGGGGCGGCCGTCAAGCGCGCCGTCGGCAGGCGCGGCGACGTGCTGACAATCGCATCCCGCCGATTCGACCTCCGACGATATGACCGGGTAGTCGTACTCGGTGCGGGGAAGGCCGCAGCGTCGATGGCCCGCGCGCTGGAACGGTTGCTGGGCAACCGGCTGGAGGGCGGACTCGTGGTCGTCAAGTACGGCCATGCAGTTCCGACGCGACGCATCGTGGTCTATGAAGCCGGCCATCCCTATCCTGACCGTGCCGGATTCCACGCCGCACGGCGGCTGATGCGCGCGGCATCCACGCTGTCCAAGCGCGATCTCCTGATTGTGTTGCTTTCGGGCGGCGCCTCCAGTCTGTTGCCCGCGCCCGTCCCCGGCATTAGCTTGTCCGACAAGCAACGGGTGACCAGGCGGCTGTTGCGAAGCGGAGCAGGCATCCAGGAGGTCAATACCGTGCGCAAGCACCTCTCGGCCCTTAAAGGGGGCAGGCTTGCGGCGATGACCTCCGCCAGAATCGTCACCCTGATCCTGTCCGACGTACTTGGCGACGATGTCAGCGCCATTGCGTCCGGTCCGACGGCCCCCGATCCCTCCACGTTTCGTCAAGCGGTCCTGTGTCTGAAGCGCCGCCGACTCTGGTCTTCCGTGTCTCCCTCGATGCGGAAGCATTTGGATAGGGGGTGCCGCGGCTTGGAAGTAGAAACGCCGAAGACCGGCGCGCCCTGCTTCAGGCATGTGCTCAACGTGTTGATCGGGAGCGGCGCATTGGCGGTGTCGGAGGCGGCGCGCGCCGCTCGAGAGGCCGGCTTCAGGACCGTGATCCATTCAATCAACTTGACCGGTGAGGCGCGTTTGGCAGGAGCGGAATTCGGGGCCATGGCACGGGATCTCCGCCGCCATGTCAAACCTGGCCGCAAACCCTGCTGTGTCATCACCGGGGGAGAAACGACCGTGACGGTGTCAGGCCAGGGACGGGGAGGCCGAGCGCAGGAGTTTGCCGTCGCGGCGGCGCAGGCCATTGCCGGGCTTCCAAATGTGTGGGTCGCGGCGGTTGGTACCGATGGGACGGACGGTCCGACCGACGCGGCTGGTGCGCTCGTGAGTGGACAGACTGCGGCGCAAGCCCTTCGAAACGGCATCGATCTCAATGCGGCGCTGAAGCAGAATAATACCTATCCCATACTAAAGCGCCTGGGGGCTCACATCATGACCGGTCCCACGGGCACCAACGTCAACGATCTTTACGTCCTGCTCGTCTTCTAG
- a CDS encoding PEP/pyruvate-binding domain-containing protein: protein MERPLVLPLAACTDSSLAGGKARGLAQLIAADMSVPSGLCATTAFYREFLRQAGLTGAVDSLRAAALSGGDRAPLARDLRLRILKAPWPGDLRHELETSVLNLGLNEATLWAVRSSATNEDAMQASFAGLYRTHLGIRFSGILAAVQDLWSSLWEERVLAYHRKTAEASSLPEMAVVIQPMLDATVAGVAYSIDPVTGENHIVVDALPGLGAPLVDGTATPDHYVVRTESPATGDAVITRDIIVKSSALRVGPDGLRTEPLPHDAGASSSMSDRQLIELAAVTKRIEALLGHPADVEWAIDQQGLWLLQARPVTVAVGGGQTSAGEWEWSRANLKETMPEVPSPIGLSFLERFMDAYIIKHYRRLGCRIPEGACSVRAFHGRPYINTTLFHSLILQLGGDPSLNAEQMGGEPVSIVQPESVLGPLVRLRAVRLMWREMKRAVSDSPRYFADMKQQALRYQPDNIRDWKADDLDRHLEELGRRLDRQEMTFGIVLGVGQCLQTFSTLLPEWLGEDWRGLLNAALQGKGTVISAQQIHRVAELVAAVRQDETLLHGIVNEKWDLATLRRQAPRSPFLARFDRYLEEFGHRGTGESDVMSPRFADRPDVVLDVVRVQLSGPVARPEDIVARQRATRAAALETIRARLGWRLDRLAVFLWCYRRLCRFLALREANRHHLMYYSAAVRNLLLRFGACLAARGTLAAPDDVFYLTLEERASVLSAAERDWKETVRLRKADRLRWLAVQMPDTIRNSQNRTGGESGPTDGSLRGTPISTGTVIGPARLVRSMADWPKVRPGDIIVAPVIDPGMAPLFGIAAGLVAEMGGTLSHGAIIAREYGLPAVANVSGIVGLLKDGERVQVDGGSGQVHIDSAAGN, encoded by the coding sequence ATGGAGCGTCCGCTGGTTCTTCCCCTTGCCGCCTGTACGGATTCCTCACTGGCCGGGGGCAAGGCCCGGGGCCTGGCGCAGCTGATCGCCGCCGACATGTCTGTTCCATCCGGGCTCTGCGCGACCACCGCGTTCTACCGGGAATTCCTCAGACAAGCCGGCCTCACCGGGGCCGTCGATTCGCTGCGTGCAGCTGCGCTGTCCGGAGGCGATCGGGCGCCGCTTGCCCGTGACCTGCGCCTGCGTATTCTGAAGGCTCCCTGGCCGGGAGATCTTCGTCATGAGCTTGAGACCTCCGTTCTGAATCTCGGATTGAACGAAGCCACATTGTGGGCGGTGCGATCTTCGGCGACGAACGAAGACGCAATGCAGGCGAGCTTCGCGGGGCTGTATCGCACGCATCTCGGTATCCGCTTCTCCGGCATCCTGGCCGCGGTTCAGGACCTGTGGTCCTCTCTCTGGGAAGAGCGGGTGCTGGCCTATCATCGGAAGACTGCGGAGGCATCGTCGCTCCCGGAAATGGCCGTTGTCATTCAACCGATGCTCGATGCGACGGTTGCCGGCGTAGCCTACTCGATCGATCCCGTCACCGGCGAGAACCATATCGTCGTGGATGCCCTGCCTGGATTGGGTGCCCCGCTCGTCGATGGAACGGCGACGCCCGATCACTACGTCGTCCGTACGGAGTCTCCGGCGACCGGCGATGCGGTGATCACACGCGACATTATTGTGAAGTCTTCGGCCTTGCGGGTGGGACCGGACGGACTGCGGACTGAACCTCTCCCACACGACGCCGGCGCGTCTTCGTCGATGTCCGACCGGCAATTGATCGAACTCGCCGCAGTGACGAAACGGATCGAAGCGTTGCTCGGACATCCCGCCGACGTCGAATGGGCCATCGATCAACAAGGCCTCTGGCTGCTTCAGGCCAGACCTGTAACGGTCGCCGTCGGGGGCGGGCAGACGTCTGCCGGCGAGTGGGAATGGTCGAGAGCCAATCTCAAGGAAACCATGCCGGAAGTGCCGAGTCCGATCGGACTCTCGTTTCTTGAGCGCTTCATGGATGCCTATATCATCAAGCACTATCGGCGTTTGGGGTGCCGGATTCCTGAAGGAGCGTGCTCCGTTCGCGCCTTCCACGGGCGTCCCTACATCAACACCACGCTCTTCCACAGTCTCATTTTGCAGTTGGGAGGCGATCCTTCGTTGAATGCCGAGCAGATGGGCGGGGAGCCTGTCTCGATCGTTCAGCCGGAATCGGTGCTCGGACCACTCGTGCGTCTGCGCGCCGTCCGGCTGATGTGGCGCGAAATGAAGCGAGCCGTTTCCGATTCCCCCCGCTACTTTGCGGACATGAAGCAACAGGCATTGCGATATCAGCCTGACAACATCCGGGACTGGAAGGCAGACGATCTTGACCGGCACTTGGAAGAACTGGGCCGCAGACTCGACCGTCAGGAAATGACCTTTGGGATCGTGCTCGGCGTCGGACAATGTCTGCAGACCTTCAGCACGCTTTTGCCCGAGTGGCTGGGCGAGGATTGGCGAGGTCTGCTCAACGCGGCCTTGCAGGGGAAGGGCACGGTCATCAGCGCCCAACAGATCCACAGGGTGGCGGAATTGGTGGCGGCCGTCCGTCAGGACGAGACATTGCTCCATGGCATCGTGAACGAGAAGTGGGATCTGGCGACGCTCCGGCGGCAGGCCCCGCGTTCGCCGTTTCTCGCACGCTTTGACCGGTATCTGGAGGAGTTTGGCCATCGGGGGACAGGGGAGTCCGACGTAATGTCTCCGCGGTTTGCCGACCGGCCGGACGTGGTGCTCGACGTCGTTCGAGTCCAACTGAGCGGTCCTGTCGCCCGGCCGGAAGACATCGTCGCCCGACAGCGTGCGACGCGTGCCGCCGCCCTGGAGACGATCCGCGCCAGACTGGGCTGGCGGCTGGATCGGCTGGCGGTGTTTCTCTGGTGCTACCGCCGCCTCTGTCGGTTCCTCGCTCTGCGCGAAGCCAACCGCCACCATCTCATGTACTATTCCGCGGCGGTCAGGAACTTGTTGTTGCGGTTTGGTGCCTGCCTGGCGGCGCGCGGGACGCTTGCTGCCCCCGATGACGTGTTTTATCTCACATTGGAAGAGCGGGCATCCGTACTTTCGGCGGCGGAACGCGACTGGAAAGAAACCGTGCGTCTGCGCAAAGCGGATCGCCTGCGGTGGCTGGCGGTGCAGATGCCCGATACGATCCGCAACAGCCAGAACAGAACAGGCGGGGAGTCCGGGCCGACCGACGGCAGCTTACGAGGAACGCCGATCAGCACCGGCACGGTGATCGGGCCTGCCCGCCTGGTTCGGTCGATGGCGGATTGGCCCAAGGTGAGGCCTGGAGACATCATCGTGGCGCCGGTCATCGATCCCGGCATGGCACCTCTCTTCGGCATTGCGGCGGGGCTGGTGGCAGAAATGGGCGGCACCTTGTCGCACGGAGCGATCATCGCCCGGGAATATGGGCTGCCTGCCGTCGCCAACGTGTCCGGTATCGTCGGTCTGCTGAAGGATGGTGAACGGGTCCAGGTGGACGGCGGTTCAGGACAGGTGCACATCGACTCCGCTGCCGGCAATTGA
- the dapB gene encoding 4-hydroxy-tetrahydrodipicolinate reductase has protein sequence MTNVIIAGAAGRMGCRLVSLLKESTTLKLAGAIEGAKHPTLGQDAGEIAGCGRAGVPITDDLPLLLERGDVVVDFSSPHATLDHLRVVAQHRRAMVIGTTGFSASEIQQIRDFAAQIPCVLSPNMSVGVNLICKVIAEMAKTLGDGYDIEVIEAHHRLKKDAPSGTALKLAEVLADAVGRNLAQVGVYERKGLIGERKNTEIGIQTVRAGDIVGDHTVLFGGIGERIEVIHRASSRDTFASGALRAAGWVAGRQPGLYDMMDVLGLR, from the coding sequence ATGACCAACGTCATCATTGCAGGAGCTGCCGGGCGAATGGGCTGCCGCCTCGTTTCCCTGCTGAAAGAATCGACGACCCTGAAGCTGGCCGGCGCGATCGAGGGTGCCAAACATCCGACCCTGGGACAGGATGCCGGAGAAATCGCCGGATGCGGACGAGCGGGAGTCCCCATTACCGATGACCTCCCCTTGCTGCTCGAACGGGGCGACGTGGTCGTTGATTTTTCCTCTCCCCACGCGACGCTGGACCATCTCCGTGTCGTTGCGCAACACCGCCGGGCCATGGTGATCGGGACAACCGGGTTTTCGGCTTCCGAAATCCAACAGATCCGTGACTTTGCCGCTCAGATTCCCTGCGTGCTGTCCCCCAACATGAGCGTCGGCGTCAACCTGATTTGCAAGGTCATCGCAGAGATGGCGAAAACGCTGGGCGATGGGTACGATATTGAGGTGATTGAAGCGCATCACCGGCTCAAGAAGGACGCGCCAAGCGGCACAGCATTAAAGTTGGCCGAAGTCCTGGCGGACGCCGTCGGCCGGAACCTTGCGCAGGTGGGGGTATACGAACGGAAGGGATTGATCGGTGAGCGCAAGAACACGGAGATCGGGATTCAGACAGTCCGTGCGGGCGACATCGTCGGCGACCATACCGTTCTCTTCGGAGGCATAGGCGAACGGATCGAAGTCATCCATCGGGCCAGCAGCCGGGATACCTTCGCGAGTGGAGCTCTTCGTGCGGCTGGCTGGGTGGCTGGGCGGCAGCCAGGTTTGTACGATATGATGGATGTGCTGGGATTGCGTTGA